A genomic region of Sphingobium sp. HWE2-09 contains the following coding sequences:
- a CDS encoding flagellin, with amino-acid sequence MVGITNKIMLAEIRRQQKLSQDIVDGQTSISTGIKLTKASDNSLAWVQVSDIGRAQAQQAAWQANVSYGTTRSGNAEANLSEIDTLLTRAQELVTSARNGSMSDTNRAAITEQMSTIRTTINELLNQKDYQGVSVFDDGQSILVPVSRGLNLAVVGTKQEVSEGINVNGTAMSIDDILAQSIAAIQSGDDAAIGASLGGVQAAQSHITVEQARQGVRSDRLDVVGTRLTDVDLDLTDRRTSLEATDYNEVIANVKAQLLQLEAAQSAFARINQQTLFDLIK; translated from the coding sequence ATGGTAGGTATCACCAACAAGATCATGCTCGCCGAAATCCGTCGTCAGCAGAAATTGTCGCAGGATATCGTCGACGGGCAGACATCGATTTCGACCGGGATCAAACTGACCAAGGCGTCCGACAATTCGCTCGCCTGGGTCCAGGTGTCCGACATCGGTCGCGCGCAGGCGCAGCAGGCCGCGTGGCAGGCGAATGTCAGCTATGGCACGACGCGATCGGGCAATGCCGAGGCCAATCTGTCCGAAATCGACACTCTGCTGACACGCGCGCAGGAATTGGTGACGTCGGCCCGCAACGGGTCGATGAGCGATACCAATCGCGCCGCGATCACCGAGCAAATGTCGACCATCCGCACGACGATCAACGAATTGCTGAACCAGAAGGATTATCAGGGCGTGTCCGTCTTCGATGACGGGCAGAGCATATTGGTGCCGGTCAGCCGTGGCCTCAATCTGGCGGTCGTGGGGACGAAGCAGGAGGTGTCGGAAGGCATCAACGTCAATGGCACGGCGATGTCGATCGATGACATATTGGCGCAGAGCATCGCCGCGATCCAGTCCGGCGACGATGCCGCCATCGGAGCTTCGCTGGGCGGGGTCCAGGCCGCGCAGAGCCATATCACCGTCGAACAGGCCCGGCAGGGTGTGCGCAGCGATCGTCTGGACGTGGTGGGAACGCGGCTGACCGATGTCGATCTGGACCTGACCGATCGGCGCACCTCGCTGGAAGCGACCGACTATAATGAAGTGATCGCCAATGTGAAGGCGCAGCTGTTGCAGTTGGAAGCGGCGCAGTCGGCTTTTGCGCGAATCAACCAGCAGACGCTGTTCGACCTGATCAAGTGA